DNA from Denticeps clupeoides chromosome 7, fDenClu1.1, whole genome shotgun sequence:
GGGCAGCCATTATTCGCGTGTTCCGGTCCGCCTTAAGATCTCCTGCAGTTACGTTAAGCTGCCAGTAGAGGGCGACGGACGGCTGCCATTATTCGCGTGTTCCGGTCCGCGTTAAGAACTCCTGCAGTTACGTTAAGATGCCAGTAGAGGGCGGAGTGCTGTGAAGCGCGCAGCCTGCGCTGCAGCTTGCTGTGTTCTATTCCGCTCATATTAACACTAAATAATGACAAGTTTCAGCCTTTAATATCTGATTCTCATACATTCTGACGACATGCAAAAATGTTCTTGCTTATTCATTTTTGCTAATGCTCTAACTGCGAATCACGACTTGTCCCACATAATTCGTTAATTTCAAAACGTCTAGAGAAACCGACAGCAGGAGTAAATTATGACACCAGGAATATTATAACTCTGAAATTACTAATATTATTCTATGAATCTCttcagtcatgtgacctggtGGAATGGTTGTTCTGGGGCAAGGGGGGCGGTGCCCAGTGGTGGAATGCAAcgaagtatttgtacttcgttactgtacttaagtaaatttttacgtatctgtactttacttaagtaaaaataataatgcatactttttattttactccactacattttgcggcaattatctgtactttcgactccactacatttctacaatttatgcctttactcgttacattttatgaacacaatttcctcaaaatcttgcatgaaaaaatagttcgcctattgcgttctggcgttgtttgccatttcctaccaataAGGatttattagctccaatgatggcagagcgcGCGTCAGTTCGCAGCccgagacattcaacatggacccagagctgcatcaactgagctctgaatcacaaagaaatcctcgGCCGGATTTAAGAAATTACttgagtacaaaggagcaaatgccagcctcaacataaagaattgttggcttacctctatatgtttgaaaaaacatatagaggtaagctatgctatggtatgctatgcttttgggtatgttatgacatgttaatatactattatctagcgaaatgtatgttGACATACGGAAAttgtataaaaatcacaccagtgtagcttcattattttttaacacagtggtaggataaaactggtttattagctcagagaagatagcttaatgtctttgctagcataatgtccagctcagtgttgtgccagttcacactgaaaaagaactagttcaggttcatagttaattttttaacattttgaaccaagttcacagctcaaaaaatgaactagttcacgttaattctttagtttttttttttttttcagtccgtgaaaatgtaaacaaactgcTTCTGCACAGGCGtccggactcgaagcaccagccatgctagcctgtaaccagcaaactttaaaacgtgaacgtcactcacgttcacgttcatcatttgtaaactgattcgttcagttcagcgttcacgaaaaataggaTCGCGTTTAATGAACGCCGTTCATtgaatgcgttcatgcacaacactggtccagcttggctggaagtggtgctttccgcctgtttcacaatcagtagtcatctctgactagagatgtgatcacaatagaccaacactgctgtatttcctgggtttctcacatattacaggaccccctccaatttggttttgtattcacttaaatgcaatctcttgtaattataaggtttatatacataatttaacagtaaataatacataatttaGTAAATAGGtctaataatatacttgattgtgctagttactttgttaccactggtgtttggttactgttgtgtttcccttttactgctcttaacagaagtgttgaatagttttgcaagtacataaatgatttaaagatatatcatgtccttattggtttattttaatggtatattagtgggtaatacctagtagataacttgtcatccacataattctaaggtacacacagtattgcagagtgcacgcacaataagcacaccaaactttccaatacacatatactgtataattgcttttaattattacgagcaatggcatcagtacaggcataagtcagtatatgtactatgcttttacaaaatggcacaccccagaggttgagacaaaccattgtgtgagtacttttacttaaaaaatactttaaagtaaatttaaaagtaagtacttaggacttttacttaagtaagattgttgatatagcccttctacttttacttgagtacatattttagAGGGTACTTGTAcgtttacttaagtactaagcttcagtacttcctccaccactggcGGTGCCTCCTTAAACAACAGTCCCGCCAccttaaatcaaactttaaatatgcaaataagcCTGTGTCACATTTCTCAGTTGGCAGCTGCACAACAGCTAGAGGTCTTGAGGAAGCAGAAAATCTGAGCAACTAGTGAGataattaacaaaaatatatatctatatttgtaCACTTGAGGAATGACATAGTAATAGTTAAATTACTCCATTGAACAATACAAGAATCAAAATAAACATCAAAACACATTgggggagaaataaaaagaataacatgcacacacacccaaaagaacccccccccctccttcttcACCCAAATGCTGCCCCCTTGATTGAAACATACCCCCACATAGCCAGGGGGTGTGGCCCTTGGAAAAGTCTCTAAACATATTTTTAGACCAGCAGCGACCCACCAGCATCTCCCTGTCCATCTCACAGGCACAAACAACAGGTCCTGGGAGAGCTACACCCACGCCTTCATTATCAAGGCACTTGcgattttttttccaaaccaTGGACAACACTGTCCTTACTCGATTTGGACCAGTAACCCAATTTGGACTGTGCACACATACGCATGCATACCCTGACAACCACCATGGTACTGCCTAAACCTTAGTactaaacctaaccctactcAACCTAACCTAACCTAAACCTACTTCAAAACGGATAGCCACAACGCACAGGCCCAGTAAGTATTAGAACCCCGCTGAACCGTTTCTCTACGTTGTTTCATTCCCTGGACCACTCAAAAACATTACAAGAGCACCCCAACCGTTaaacctgggtggtagtagcctagtgggtaacacactcgcctatgaaccagaagaccagggttcaaatcccacttactaccattgtgtccctgagcaagacacttaaccctaagttgccccagggagactgtccctgtaaatactgattgtaagtcgctctggataagggcgtctgataaatgctgtaaatgtaaacctaacACACGCCTCAGCTTGACTAAAGGTACTGACCTGCGGCAGCGCTCACACCATCACAAAGCTTATtgacatttatataatttttacttttgttaATATTGCCAATAGTGAGAAGTGTTGGGTTCAAATATATCTTATATTAGTCATCCAATCAAGGTAAATGCCATGTTTTTACTTATCATctctttttttgctgttttatttttcactttatcCCCTGAGGGCTTGCCACCTTATCGTGGTCAGGGTGGCACTAAGAGCTTCACCAGCAGaagctcagccttcaggtgggacgAAAGAGATGATTGAGAACTGAACTCGTCCCAACACAGACAACATCATACAACCACGGGTCGTAACAGATGGTCAGTCAGGATTTGCTTTAGTAATACCAAATGGTGCAAGAAGGTTCTGTAATATGGCTGAATATCACATAGGCttataatgttaatatttaacaataaaaactTGATTTAGATGGGGGGAGGCTTGACTTGAATGATTATTAATCCTTTTAGTGTGGTTACATTTGACTCCTTCTCTCAAATCCTTTTTCATTCgcattcacagcatttggcagacgctgtTATTCGGAGCGACTCACATACATGCTGCAAACATCCATCACTGAAATCCCTCGAGCATGGTTTATGGTTAGGTATGGAGGTCATGTGTTTCCATCTACTGTGGCTCTCCACACCTCccagtggctgcagccagaccCTTCGCCATTTGGTTCAATAACATCAGGTTCACAAACCAGAACCCAacccttttttaaaatacagaaagtTTTCAATTCAAGTTCCGTATTACTCTGCAACATGATATACAGTGTAAATAAAACTGGGCAAGCTGGATCTACAGATgattgtgggggggggggaatggtGTTGGAAGggttaaaagaaaagaagactAGGGCAAggctataaaaaaaagattaatctcAACATGCAGAACCGCCCTTCAATCCTGGCCAATCCCTGACCGCACATTAAAGATTGGCGGGTGTTTCACCAATCGGAACGAATGGCGCGAAATCGGTCTCTACATGCTGGGTTCTTCCTGTTTTGCGGCAGGGCCTTGCGTATAAGGGGTTTTGCTTCGGAGTTTCGTGGTTGTGCTGCATTTGAAAGGTATTTCGCATCTTTTTTGTTGGAATGCGactaattaaaatgtcattgtaGTTATTGAACAACgagcaaaaataaaagctcgagctgtttgtgttgttgGTAGGGTGGAAGATGGTTTGTTGCGTATGATAAACAAGAAATCCTAATGAAATATGTGTGAAATATGTCTCCAGAAATGGGTTATAGCCTTTCTGCTCCTGCTTTAACAGAACATGGATAAACTGTGGCCAACACGTAAAAAAGGAAGCCAGCTTCCTGAACAAGAGAACCGAAGCAAAGTTCCTAAGCTTCGAAAACGTGAGTTGTCCACCTTCTTCAAATGTTGGTGTATTTTGGACTGTATTCCTTGGACATTCTGTATTCCAGAATTCTGAAtttaaaaggacatttttaacGTGCTTTTAATTCCTTCCATGCAGTTGAGGGTTCCAGCAGTCAGCCCTTGgcagacatttttaataataccGCTTCAGAAAACGGCAGCATCCACGTTTACCATTTGTCACATTCTCAGATTGACGGAAACGTCACCTTTAATTCGAACGGTAATGAAAGATTCAAGAACAAGACTTTTCTCCAGCTGGGGGTTAAAAAGAACAGATGTGTGAACTTTTGccaaaatgtttaattgaattgattatgatttatttattgtgttttgttcCCAATAGTACAAAATATCACCGATTCAACAAAGAGGGAGACTTCTCACAATCCCAGgtaaaaattcatttgaaacaGTGTGCGTAGGAACAAGCTGCACCTCCTATGTCACCTTTTGTTCAGAGTACCACGATACTGGGGCAGTAaggataaggaagtggaccgACGGGATGTGAATTCAAATCCTgccgaggtgccgctgaggtaccactgagcaaagcaccgtcccctcacactgttccccgggagCACTGCTCATTAAGTGTGATGGGTTAGCGAAtttaaagtgaagagattgtcattgtgaaatactgtagCACAAAACATGCTGACATAACAAATGCTTTTAACAAtcagtgtgagcagtgtgtggggacacctcagtggcaccttggcagatcgagtTCCGAACCGgaaagcttctgattacggggccgcttccttaaccgctaggccaccactgcagaggacacatttatttgtgtcaccgtgtgctgtatgACTAAAACAATGACTTTCATAATATTCATACCCCAGGACTTTTCACAGGAATCCAGAGGCAGAGAACTGTTCTGCAGTGAGCACCGTGAACAAGAAGAACTTTACTGTCAGGAAGCCTCCTGACCAACTAAGCCATGTCACCATTAAAGAAGCTCAGCAGTTAGAAGATGGCCGTAGAGTAAGTAGATTATCTACCATTAACAGATCCTCGCTTGATTACAAATGCGCAGATTTAGAAATATCATTTCTTCTCAGGTCACAGTTACGGGGATGATTGCCGGGTTCAGGCATGAGGGGACCGCATACGTCCATGGAAATTATCTCCAGCATCATGACTTTGACTTTGCAGATGACACTGGTGCAGTGCGCTTAACTGTTTGGGAGAACTCAAAGTTGAACTTGAATGTTGGACAGTGCTGCACTCTGACAAATATTGCGgtcaaaacatttaaattgatcAAATTTCTCAGTACCACACGTGATACCACTTCAGTAAACATTGTACCCATCCATACAAATCGTGTTTTTCACTGTGGACCAATAATCGCTGCTAGAGTTTCTGCGAAATATTACTGCATTTGTAAGTCCCTGCTGGAAAATTTCTCTGCAGACGTAGACAAGATAAAATGCGAAAAATGTAAAAGGAGCATGAGGTCTAAGTCCATACACTGCGTCAGGTGGACTGAAATCACAGTCGCGACCGCAGAAGGGGACGTTAAGTGTGATCTGACCGACAGCTTTCTAGATCGTTTAATAGCCATGGATAGACGTGGCTGGTGCAACACAGATAAACTTGAGAGAGAGCTGATTGACATTGACCATGTGTATGTGGTTATGGAGGACGGGAATGTTGTCACTATCAATACGAAAGGCTTTGGACACCCGGAATGTCCGCATAAAACTAACTTGTAAATTGTGCAGTAAATGCTGTACAACGACAAGATGTAACACAATGTGTTACAGCCTATGTTATTCATAGACCATATAGATTTTAAACCACAATAAGCCTTTAGCtacacccccacacacaataaaaatgtctatTGCTTTGATTCGTGCAGGTTGAGCCTTTAATATGTCAGGACACCCAAATGTTGCTGCATGCCATTTGGATTATATGGTTTACAGCAGCAGCTCGGACATTGGGAGCCACCATCATCCCTAAATTATACAGTCCACCGAGTGTTTACCATTTTTAACACAACTCTACACTAACAAATCACTTCGTTTAATCAGTTGACTGTATTCTAGCAAGACCCTGAATGAATGAAGCGGAAGTGACATTGTTAATGAAGGCACGCCTTGATGAGTGGTCTGACAATTTTCCAAACGATTTGCAATTCAGTGAtttgttattctatttattattaaaaaatgtaataatgaacacattttaaattaattaaggATCGCACTTTGGACAAAATGAATtgccatttgaataaatgtgcctaaaacccatggcaaaacaGGATGCAGTGAAttgttattttagtttttattcaaaatgttttGAAGGGAacatcagcactttgcacattgaattgGCAATTgcaaattttattatttacatttttcatttacagcatttatcagacgcatttatcatttatcagagCATTTATACTGTTTAATGTGGCCCTGTACAGAAAGATTAGAATCTACTCATGTTGGGTCGTCGCCTAGTGGGCAccagtgtctccatgggggctGTTCCTGATAAtaatgattgtaagttactctgaataagggcaacTGATAAGTACTGTACATATAAATCTAAAAAGGTGTTCTCAAAATCCACCTTGCTGTTTCTTGCTTATTCTGCTGtttcaaaaaggaaaagaatGAGAATATTCATGtcaagattttatttaaatgtagctgtcatgtatttttttgtatatatcatTTTGCACTTCTCTGTTATGTGACATACTGTCCATACTTTTTTTCTTaagtacaatttttttatatcatatcaCACTGTTATTGGTGTCTCTCAATTTACCATGATTAACAAATTACAAAACAGTTGATAATTACAATAGAAgactgcttttattttattttttaccccTGCTTAGCACTTTTATGTagcatcttttttcttttgtacagTATTTGCTGTGATTTGAGATATTTCCTTTTTGCCCAGCACTGGGTTTAATGGCATCCAGTAATTAACATATGTAATGCATTCTGGTGTGAGTGTTATGTGcttctacaaataaaaaatgtaaaaatcattttGTAGTGAGAAATAAtgatttctgttttaaaaaaagtgaaggtgaagtgattgtgaaagactgcagcacagcacaatgtacacaacgaaatgtgtcctctacttttaaccatggTACCAACCATGAAGTTTCTGTGTCAGGATGCTTTCCTAAGCACAAGTGTAGAAAGTCTTTAGGATGCCTGGAGACACCTTGAACTTTCTCAGCTGTCTCAGGTGCTGTTTCAGCCTTTTGGTCTGAACGTGGATGTGTTTAGACCACttcaggtcctctgagatgtggacaCCCAGGTACTGGAAGCTGCATGACATCTGGTTACAATTAATACAGGTGAGCAGGACTGGTTCGAGACAGGCATAGAGTATATGAAGGGCAGACAGAAATGAGAAAACGGCACATGTTTTTAGTCATGTAACTAGATTGCACATTAATTTCCACCCCAGCATTAATTTTTCCTTTGTTAGCTGCTCGGGTGGAAAGTGAATCAGCTTTACTTCGTGTCTGGATCCTCCAGTCGACTGGCGgacagtggtgcttgtgggatcgAGAAAGTAACGCTGCGATTTTTCCTGTCGTGGGGTAAACACCCAGCTCAGACACTGTACACTGTACGATGCACGAACAAGCTGCGATTCAGTGATTTACTGTGAGTGCAAAATTGGCTCTAAATTCGTACAGTACATCCAGCTGAGAAAccggctcatttgcatatcaACAGTGATTGCAACTGTTTCGATGGGGGAGGCAGATTTGTTTCTGTTTCTAATATTTGTTTTGGGGATCtgtgtaaaaacagagctaCTGTAGTAATTTTTTAAATCCATAatcttgtccatattcagttATTCAGTTTGTTGGTAATCTATTATTTTC
Protein-coding regions in this window:
- the LOC114793711 gene encoding uncharacterized protein LOC114793711 isoform X1, whose amino-acid sequence is MDKLWPTRKKGSQLPEQENRSKVPKLRKLEGSSSQPLADIFNNTASENGSIHVYHLSHSQIDGNVTFNSNVQNITDSTKRETSHNPRTFHRNPEAENCSAVSTVNKKNFTVRKPPDQLSHVTIKEAQQLEDGRRVTVTGMIAGFRHEGTAYVHGNYLQHHDFDFADDTGAVRLTVWENSKLNLNVGQCCTLTNIAVKTFKLIKFLSTTRDTTSVNIVPIHTNRVFHCGPIIAARVSAKYYCICKSLLENFSADVDKIKCEKCKRSMRSKSIHCVRWTEITVATAEGDVKCDLTDSFLDRLIAMDRRGWCNTDKLERELIDIDHVYVVMEDGNVVTINTKGFGHPECPHKTNL
- the LOC114793711 gene encoding uncharacterized protein LOC114793711 isoform X2, translating into MDKLWPTRKKGSQLPEQENRSKVPKLRKLEGSSSQPLADIFNNTASENGSIHVYHLSHSQIDGNVTFNSNVQNITDSTKRETSHNPRNPEAENCSAVSTVNKKNFTVRKPPDQLSHVTIKEAQQLEDGRRVTVTGMIAGFRHEGTAYVHGNYLQHHDFDFADDTGAVRLTVWENSKLNLNVGQCCTLTNIAVKTFKLIKFLSTTRDTTSVNIVPIHTNRVFHCGPIIAARVSAKYYCICKSLLENFSADVDKIKCEKCKRSMRSKSIHCVRWTEITVATAEGDVKCDLTDSFLDRLIAMDRRGWCNTDKLERELIDIDHVYVVMEDGNVVTINTKGFGHPECPHKTNL
- the LOC114793711 gene encoding uncharacterized protein LOC114793711 isoform X3, which gives rise to MDKLWPTRKKGSQLPEQENRSKVPKLRKLQNITDSTKRETSHNPRNPEAENCSAVSTVNKKNFTVRKPPDQLSHVTIKEAQQLEDGRRVTVTGMIAGFRHEGTAYVHGNYLQHHDFDFADDTGAVRLTVWENSKLNLNVGQCCTLTNIAVKTFKLIKFLSTTRDTTSVNIVPIHTNRVFHCGPIIAARVSAKYYCICKSLLENFSADVDKIKCEKCKRSMRSKSIHCVRWTEITVATAEGDVKCDLTDSFLDRLIAMDRRGWCNTDKLERELIDIDHVYVVMEDGNVVTINTKGFGHPECPHKTNL